A single window of Archangium gephyra DNA harbors:
- a CDS encoding HEPN domain-containing protein, whose translation MERKAWENLAAARVLLEIEDPCPNAAASRAYYAAYHACWQAMNEAGIPTPEVRPGVYYFLHDPLPGDAIEAGVLDRQAGRALRWLAELRVVADYLGDELTVELVRRALEKATAFVQRLLGEEPIW comes from the coding sequence ATGGAGCGGAAGGCGTGGGAGAACCTGGCGGCGGCGCGTGTGCTTCTGGAGATCGAGGATCCGTGCCCCAACGCGGCGGCCTCGCGGGCGTACTACGCGGCCTACCATGCGTGCTGGCAGGCGATGAACGAAGCGGGTATCCCTACTCCAGAAGTCAGGCCGGGTGTATATTACTTCTTGCATGACCCTCTGCCTGGAGATGCCATCGAGGCAGGTGTGCTCGATAGGCAGGCGGGCAGGGCGTTGAGGTGGTTGGCCGAGCTGAGAGTCGTCGCGGACTACCTTGGGGATGAGTTGACGGTGGAACTGGTGAGAAGGGCGCTGGAGAAAGCCACGGCTTTCGTCCAGCGGCTGCTGGGCGAGGAGCCGATATGGTGA
- a CDS encoding HEPN domain-containing protein produces MERKAWENLAAARVLLDVEDPCPNAAASRAYYAAYHACWHAMNEAGIPTPEVRPGIYYFLHEPLAYEAYRAGVLDDQTSEGLYELVRLRVSADYLEEELTVARAREALEKAMAIVQGVLGEEPIW; encoded by the coding sequence ATGGAGCGGAAGGCGTGGGAGAACCTGGCGGCGGCGCGTGTGCTTCTGGACGTTGAGGATCCGTGTCCCAACGCGGCGGCTTCGCGGGCGTATTACGCGGCCTACCATGCGTGCTGGCATGCGATGAACGAAGCGGGTATCCCTACTCCAGAAGTCAGGCCGGGTATATATTACTTCCTGCATGAGCCTCTGGCCTATGAGGCATACAGGGCCGGGGTGCTCGACGATCAGACGAGTGAGGGGCTCTACGAACTGGTGCGGCTGCGAGTGTCCGCGGACTACCTCGAAGAGGAACTGACGGTTGCGCGTGCAAGGGAGGCACTGGAGAAGGCCATGGCCATCGTCCAGGGGGTGCTCGGGGAGGAGCCGATATGGTGA
- a CDS encoding type II CAAX endopeptidase family protein, which yields MEEVSPSPPTPSPHLRDPRTVAVLAAAAVFVAFLASGLLVQTLNVAFGIWFTQIFVFVGLGWLVLRATGRDPARYTGLAFPGLAPVAFGFVLGLANFFAIVAPIQYVAQSLLPPAWREIYDVADMFRGQSSLEMAFIVASVTVVAPICEEFFFRGVFFQGLRAHGGPVMRGVLLSAVVFSMFHLDPVGFFARVELGVLFGWLLVRTGSLWPAILAHTANNLVSIVLFFAARHLEMPEQAASREQAKGILMLVILGGAVLWALLAATRHFPSLLGPLRPREELEAPEAAVTLAPAPQLLRLAVPWMLAAVLSLGAYKAVDPLGIQLSRIDRDYPLRSIPEDAPDALHAERAALYELRVRARRGEIPLGEYAQERARQSKPKRTDVR from the coding sequence TTGGAAGAAGTCAGCCCCAGCCCGCCTACACCCTCGCCGCACCTGCGCGATCCACGCACCGTGGCGGTGCTCGCCGCGGCGGCCGTGTTCGTGGCCTTCCTGGCCTCGGGGCTGCTCGTGCAGACCCTCAACGTGGCCTTCGGCATCTGGTTCACCCAGATCTTCGTCTTCGTCGGCCTGGGCTGGCTCGTGCTGCGCGCCACCGGGAGGGATCCGGCGCGCTACACCGGCCTCGCCTTCCCGGGACTGGCACCGGTGGCCTTCGGGTTCGTGCTCGGCCTGGCCAACTTCTTCGCCATCGTCGCCCCCATCCAGTACGTCGCCCAGTCGCTGCTGCCCCCGGCGTGGCGGGAGATCTACGACGTCGCGGACATGTTCCGCGGCCAGTCCTCGCTGGAGATGGCCTTCATCGTGGCCAGCGTGACCGTCGTGGCGCCGATCTGCGAGGAGTTCTTCTTCCGGGGCGTCTTCTTCCAAGGCCTGAGGGCACACGGAGGACCCGTCATGCGCGGCGTCCTCCTCTCCGCGGTCGTCTTCAGCATGTTCCACCTGGATCCGGTGGGCTTCTTCGCTCGCGTGGAGCTGGGGGTGCTGTTCGGCTGGCTGCTGGTGCGCACCGGCTCCCTCTGGCCGGCCATCCTCGCGCATACGGCCAACAACCTCGTGTCCATCGTGCTGTTCTTCGCCGCGCGACACCTCGAGATGCCCGAGCAGGCCGCCTCCCGGGAGCAGGCGAAGGGCATCCTGATGCTCGTCATCCTGGGCGGCGCGGTGCTCTGGGCGCTGCTGGCCGCCACGCGCCACTTCCCGTCCCTGCTGGGCCCGCTCCGTCCGCGCGAGGAGCTCGAGGCCCCGGAGGCCGCCGTCACGCTGGCGCCCGCCCCCCAGCTCCTGCGGCTGGCGGTTCCATGGATGCTCGCCGCCGTGCTGTCCCTGGGCGCCTACAAGGCCGTGGATCCGCTGGGCATCCAGCTGAGCCGGATCGACAGGGACTACCCGCTGCGGAGCATCCCCGAGGATGCACCGGACGCACTGCATGCCGAGCGCGCGGCCCTGTACGAGCTCCGGGTCCGCGCCCGGCGGGGCGAGATACCGCTCGGCGAGTACGCACAGGAGCGGGCGAGGCAATCCAAACCCAAGAGGACCGATGTCCGTTGA
- a CDS encoding HAD-IIB family hydrolase, translating to MVAPRPLRHADLSRVEAVFTDVDGTLTSSHQLRSTTVRALEHLGEAGLKLVLVTGRPAGWGEAWARTLPVDGVIVENGGLFFLRGPKGKLRKVYAESPRVREPNRRRLQAEVAAVLRQVPGARLSMDSAFTEVDLAVDYNEEARLGEQGAERIEALLRARGVTAVRSSVHINCWLGRFDKLSAVKRFLKLAWGLRLEPGDGRFVYAGDSFNDAPMFGGFALSVGVANVRRVLDRIDTPPAFITRAEEGRGFEELARAIVAQRARRAPRRGVGA from the coding sequence ATGGTTGCCCCTCGCCCCCTGCGCCACGCGGACCTCTCCCGGGTGGAAGCGGTCTTCACGGATGTCGACGGTACCCTCACCAGCTCGCACCAGCTGCGCTCCACGACCGTGCGGGCGCTCGAGCACCTGGGGGAGGCCGGCCTCAAGCTGGTGCTGGTGACGGGCCGCCCGGCTGGTTGGGGCGAGGCGTGGGCCCGCACGCTGCCGGTGGACGGGGTCATCGTGGAGAACGGGGGCCTGTTCTTCCTGCGGGGGCCGAAGGGCAAGCTGCGCAAGGTGTACGCCGAGTCCCCGCGCGTCCGGGAGCCGAACCGCCGGCGGCTGCAGGCGGAGGTGGCGGCGGTGCTGCGGCAGGTCCCCGGGGCGCGCCTGTCCATGGACAGCGCCTTCACGGAGGTGGACCTGGCCGTGGACTACAACGAGGAGGCGCGGCTGGGCGAGCAGGGGGCCGAGCGGATTGAAGCCCTGCTGCGGGCGCGGGGGGTGACGGCGGTGCGCTCGTCGGTGCACATCAACTGTTGGCTGGGGCGTTTCGACAAGCTGTCGGCGGTGAAGCGCTTCCTGAAGCTCGCCTGGGGCCTGCGGCTGGAGCCGGGGGATGGGCGCTTCGTGTATGCCGGGGATAGCTTCAATGATGCCCCGATGTTTGGAGGGTTCGCCCTGAGTGTCGGGGTGGCCAACGTGAGGCGGGTGTTGGATCGCATCGACACGCCGCCAGCCTTCATCACCCGGGCGGAGGAGGGGCGGGGCTTCGAGGAGCTCGCCCGAGCCATTGTCGCCCAACGGGCCCGCCGGGCCCCTCGCCGAGGAGTGGGAGCGTGA
- a CDS encoding DUF3037 domain-containing protein: MPAHSSFDYAIIRVVPRVEREEFINAGVILYCLTHRFLSARVELDERRLLALAPDADVELLRSHLESIPRLCAGGKAAGPIGQLPQKERFHWLVAPRSTMLQTGPVHSGLCEEPAKALEHLMQRMVRPPSSS; encoded by the coding sequence GTGCCCGCGCACAGCTCGTTTGACTACGCCATCATCCGCGTCGTGCCGCGCGTGGAGCGCGAGGAGTTCATCAACGCGGGTGTCATCCTCTACTGCCTCACCCACCGGTTCCTCAGTGCGCGGGTGGAGCTGGACGAGCGGCGGCTGCTGGCGCTCGCGCCGGATGCGGACGTGGAGCTGCTGCGAAGCCACCTGGAGTCGATTCCCCGGCTCTGCGCGGGAGGCAAGGCGGCGGGGCCCATTGGCCAGCTGCCGCAGAAGGAGCGCTTCCACTGGCTGGTGGCGCCGCGCAGCACGATGCTCCAGACGGGACCGGTCCACTCGGGCCTGTGCGAGGAGCCGGCGAAGGCGCTCGAGCACCTGATGCAGCGGATGGTGCGGCCCCCCTCGAGCAGCTGA
- a CDS encoding DUF4261 domain-containing protein: MGFFRKKSVEVDAPKPQRNLGLAMVTLERARPLPEGALLAFLLDNWPELPRAKEVRQEGDTLSFELDGAAVTLTLMRAPIPWGDLEGPARAAWHWPEATERLKTHLAHVLVAVLAPGMDRIATMLLLTRVVAAVASTTDASGVYWGEGPVVNAPDDFVEEAKRTSRERLPLYLWLAFQLSRNPDGTFTLATSGMRSFGFMELELVALREKPATLVDRAFNFAHYLLDHGPVLKDGDTIGLSAQERFRIRHVPSAVEPSRTVYRIEL; encoded by the coding sequence ATGGGATTCTTCCGAAAGAAATCGGTGGAAGTGGACGCGCCAAAGCCACAGCGCAACCTGGGGCTGGCGATGGTGACGCTCGAGCGTGCACGGCCATTGCCCGAGGGCGCGCTGCTGGCCTTTCTGCTGGACAATTGGCCGGAGCTTCCACGCGCGAAGGAGGTCCGCCAGGAGGGGGACACGCTGAGCTTCGAGCTGGACGGCGCGGCCGTCACCCTCACGCTGATGCGCGCCCCCATTCCCTGGGGAGACCTGGAGGGACCGGCACGTGCCGCCTGGCACTGGCCCGAGGCAACCGAGAGGCTGAAGACCCATCTGGCGCACGTCCTCGTCGCCGTGCTCGCCCCGGGGATGGATCGCATCGCGACGATGCTGTTGCTGACGCGGGTGGTGGCCGCGGTGGCCTCCACGACCGATGCCAGCGGCGTGTATTGGGGGGAAGGGCCGGTGGTGAACGCACCAGACGACTTCGTCGAGGAGGCGAAGCGGACCTCGCGCGAGCGGCTGCCCCTCTACCTGTGGCTGGCCTTCCAACTCTCGCGCAACCCGGACGGCACCTTCACGCTCGCCACCTCGGGCATGCGCTCCTTCGGATTCATGGAGCTGGAGCTGGTGGCACTCCGCGAGAAGCCCGCGACGCTGGTGGACCGGGCCTTCAACTTCGCCCACTACCTGCTCGATCACGGTCCAGTGCTCAAAGACGGGGACACCATCGGACTCTCGGCACAGGAGCGCTTCCGCATCCGCCACGTGCCCTCCGCTGTCGAACCATCCCGCACCGTGTACCGGATCGAACTGTGA
- a CDS encoding HipA family kinase, whose product MRTITATRYVTPLREGGSMPAIVEAADSGLYVLKFRGAGQGIKALVAEIISGELARVMGLRVPELVLVELDPTLGRAEPDGEIRDLIKASGGLNLGMDYLPGSITFDPTVGPAPKAEEASAIVCFDAYVTNVDRTPKNPNMLSWHKALWLIDHGASLYFHHAWDDYLERSQSRFPAVKDHVLLPWASALPEAEAALRQRVTADVIQHVVGCVPEAWLGPAAEPRFATAAEHREAYVTYLLKRLEAAPAFIEEAQRARAQLV is encoded by the coding sequence GTGAGAACGATCACCGCGACACGCTATGTCACGCCGCTGCGCGAGGGCGGCTCGATGCCCGCCATCGTCGAGGCGGCGGACTCGGGGCTGTACGTCCTGAAGTTCCGGGGGGCGGGCCAGGGAATCAAGGCGCTCGTGGCCGAGATCATCTCGGGCGAGCTGGCGAGGGTGATGGGGCTGCGGGTGCCGGAGCTCGTGCTCGTGGAGCTAGATCCCACCCTGGGCCGGGCCGAACCGGACGGGGAGATCCGAGATCTGATCAAGGCGAGCGGGGGCCTCAACCTGGGCATGGACTACCTGCCGGGCTCCATCACGTTCGATCCGACGGTGGGCCCGGCCCCGAAAGCGGAGGAGGCCTCGGCCATCGTCTGCTTCGACGCCTACGTGACGAACGTGGACCGCACGCCGAAGAATCCGAACATGCTCAGCTGGCACAAGGCGCTGTGGCTCATCGACCACGGGGCCTCCCTGTACTTCCACCACGCGTGGGACGACTACCTGGAGCGCAGCCAGAGCCGCTTCCCGGCGGTGAAGGACCATGTGCTGCTGCCCTGGGCGTCGGCCCTGCCCGAGGCGGAGGCGGCGCTGCGCCAGCGGGTGACGGCGGACGTCATCCAGCACGTCGTCGGGTGCGTGCCCGAGGCGTGGCTCGGCCCGGCGGCGGAGCCCCGCTTCGCGACGGCGGCCGAGCACCGGGAGGCGTATGTCACGTACCTGTTGAAGCGCCTGGAAGCGGCGCCGGCGTTCATCGAGGAGGCGCAACGTGCCCGCGCACAGCTCGTTTGA
- a CDS encoding M4 family metallopeptidase: MFRTRFLAAALLALPLAACEADNSQLPEGAPKSDVAADSLGDVKAALAALPSAEVAGTNDDGVPFMLKGNLDNANGLQGIAAAFRLEASDLVMKRTTVDEQGNTHIRYGQTKNGLPVFGGELIIHKDPSGKIFMANGSARDGELVPAKARISGEAAKAAALDNTVGRHIATEGDARLMYVRSEKDSRLKLVYEVVVTGEGLDLPIRDHVFVNALTGGVELVTTDIHSALNRAVYSANNGTSLPGTLKRSEGGAATGDTHVDENYNHLGTTYNCYSVNFGRDSYNAAGAQLKSTVHYSTNYTNAYWNGTQMVYGDSNGVDSAPLGKSLDVTVHELTHAVTSSESNLTYSNESGALNEGLSDIFGAYCESWNRGWVVDAAVWKVGDDVWTPGTAGDALRYMNNPTQDGSSKDYYPTRYTGTSDNGGVHWNSGIANLAFVLLTQGGTHPRAVTTTQVTGIGIQKAGAIFYRANRDLFTASTTFAQAKTYTETAAEQLYGTGAAEKTSVGQAWTAVGVGASTPPPTATALTNGVALLSQSASTGAEKHYYLDVPVSRASSFVSSGGTGDADLYVRIGAAPTTTSYNCRPYLSGNNETCNIAAQTTAQRMYVMLRAYSTFSGVSIKGTY, from the coding sequence GTGTTTCGCACTCGCTTCCTTGCTGCCGCGCTGCTCGCCCTTCCCCTCGCCGCTTGCGAGGCCGACAACTCGCAGCTGCCCGAGGGCGCTCCGAAGTCCGACGTGGCCGCCGACTCGCTCGGTGATGTGAAGGCCGCGCTCGCCGCACTGCCCTCCGCCGAGGTCGCTGGCACCAACGACGACGGCGTTCCCTTCATGCTCAAGGGCAACCTGGACAACGCGAACGGCCTGCAGGGCATCGCCGCGGCCTTCCGCCTTGAGGCCTCCGACCTCGTGATGAAGCGCACGACGGTGGACGAGCAGGGCAACACGCACATCCGCTACGGCCAGACCAAGAACGGCCTGCCGGTGTTCGGTGGCGAGCTCATCATCCACAAGGATCCGAGCGGCAAGATCTTCATGGCCAACGGCTCGGCCCGTGACGGCGAGCTCGTCCCGGCCAAGGCCCGCATCTCCGGCGAGGCCGCCAAGGCCGCCGCCCTGGACAACACCGTGGGCCGCCACATCGCCACCGAGGGCGATGCCCGCCTGATGTACGTGCGGTCCGAGAAGGACAGCCGCCTGAAGCTGGTCTACGAGGTGGTGGTGACGGGCGAGGGCCTGGACCTGCCCATCCGTGACCACGTGTTCGTCAACGCCCTGACGGGCGGCGTCGAGCTGGTCACCACGGACATCCACTCGGCGCTCAACCGCGCGGTGTACTCGGCCAACAACGGCACGTCGCTGCCCGGTACGCTCAAGCGCTCCGAGGGTGGCGCGGCCACCGGCGACACCCACGTGGACGAGAACTACAACCACCTGGGCACCACCTACAACTGCTACAGCGTGAACTTCGGCCGCGACTCGTACAACGCCGCGGGCGCGCAGCTGAAGAGCACGGTGCACTACAGCACCAACTACACCAACGCCTACTGGAACGGCACCCAGATGGTGTACGGCGACAGCAACGGCGTGGACTCCGCGCCCCTGGGCAAGTCGCTGGACGTGACGGTGCACGAGCTGACGCACGCGGTGACCAGCTCCGAGTCCAACCTCACCTACTCCAACGAGTCGGGCGCCCTCAACGAGGGCCTGAGCGACATCTTCGGCGCCTACTGCGAGTCGTGGAACCGCGGCTGGGTGGTGGACGCGGCGGTGTGGAAGGTCGGCGACGACGTGTGGACGCCGGGCACCGCGGGTGACGCGCTCCGCTACATGAACAACCCCACGCAGGACGGCTCGTCGAAGGACTACTACCCCACGCGCTACACGGGGACGTCCGACAACGGCGGCGTGCACTGGAACTCGGGCATCGCCAACCTGGCGTTCGTGCTGCTGACCCAGGGCGGTACGCACCCGCGCGCCGTGACCACCACGCAGGTGACGGGCATCGGCATCCAGAAGGCCGGCGCCATCTTCTACCGCGCCAACCGTGACCTCTTCACGGCCTCCACCACCTTCGCCCAGGCGAAGACGTACACGGAGACGGCCGCCGAGCAGCTCTACGGCACCGGCGCGGCGGAGAAGACCTCGGTTGGCCAGGCCTGGACGGCCGTGGGCGTGGGCGCCTCGACGCCTCCCCCGACGGCCACCGCGCTGACCAACGGCGTGGCCCTGCTCAGCCAGTCGGCCTCCACGGGCGCCGAGAAGCACTACTACCTGGACGTGCCGGTCTCGCGCGCTTCCTCCTTCGTGTCCAGCGGTGGCACGGGTGACGCCGACCTCTACGTCCGCATCGGTGCGGCGCCCACCACGACCTCGTACAACTGCCGTCCGTACCTGAGCGGCAACAACGAGACGTGCAACATCGCCGCGCAGACCACGGCCCAGCGCATGTACGTCATGCTCCGCGCCTACAGCACCTTCTCGGGCGTCTCGATCAAGGGCACGTACTAA
- a CDS encoding class I SAM-dependent rRNA methyltransferase — MNVVKLELAPGLGRHLRAGHPWVFRKALDKVPKIPPGSVVDLAENGKFVARGYFDPHSAIAVRVLTRNPRQNIDAAFFAQRVKQALAERRSLIDLTDTDSFRLIHGEGDGLPGVVVDLYGRYAVLKLYSAGLTPYRGLIVEALKAAVPELKGILGRDEVGRDDAEEDEGRGAGRMLWGEKAPEVLEILERGAKFGVDAWRGQKTGFFLDQRENRYLIRRLAKGRDVLNCFCFSGGFSVNAALGGAKSVFSVDLDPDAIALARENFTRNGLPAEKHDFLAADVFKLLASFREEGRTFDLIILDPPAFAKSQKAVQAAIDGYASLNRQALGLLRPGGLLATASCSARVGADDFMGAVKEAAFKAGVDLAMVEERYQPPDHPIRLQFPEGRYLKFYVMVAV, encoded by the coding sequence GTGAACGTCGTGAAGCTGGAGCTGGCCCCGGGGTTGGGCCGTCACCTGCGCGCGGGACACCCGTGGGTCTTCCGCAAGGCGCTGGACAAGGTGCCGAAGATTCCCCCCGGCAGCGTGGTGGACCTGGCGGAGAACGGGAAGTTCGTGGCGCGCGGGTATTTCGATCCGCACTCGGCCATCGCGGTGCGGGTGTTGACGCGCAACCCGCGGCAGAACATCGACGCGGCCTTCTTCGCGCAGCGGGTGAAGCAGGCACTGGCCGAGCGGCGTTCGCTGATCGATCTGACGGACACGGACAGCTTCCGGTTGATCCACGGCGAGGGGGACGGGCTGCCGGGCGTGGTGGTGGACCTGTATGGCCGGTACGCGGTGCTGAAGCTGTACTCGGCGGGGCTCACGCCGTACCGGGGGCTGATCGTCGAGGCGCTGAAGGCGGCGGTGCCGGAGCTGAAGGGGATCCTGGGCCGGGACGAGGTGGGCCGGGACGACGCGGAGGAGGACGAGGGGCGGGGGGCGGGGCGGATGCTGTGGGGGGAGAAGGCGCCGGAGGTGTTGGAGATCCTCGAGCGGGGGGCGAAGTTCGGGGTGGACGCATGGCGGGGGCAGAAGACGGGCTTCTTCCTGGACCAGCGGGAGAACCGGTACCTCATCCGGCGGCTGGCGAAGGGGAGGGACGTGCTGAACTGCTTCTGCTTCAGCGGCGGGTTCTCGGTGAACGCGGCGCTGGGCGGGGCCAAGAGCGTGTTCTCGGTGGACCTGGATCCGGATGCGATCGCGCTGGCGCGGGAGAACTTCACGCGCAACGGGCTGCCGGCGGAGAAGCACGACTTCCTGGCGGCGGACGTGTTCAAGCTGCTGGCGTCCTTCCGGGAGGAGGGGAGGACGTTCGATCTGATCATCCTGGACCCGCCGGCGTTCGCGAAGAGCCAGAAGGCGGTGCAGGCGGCGATCGACGGGTATGCGTCGCTGAACCGTCAGGCGCTGGGGCTGTTGAGGCCCGGGGGCCTGCTGGCGACGGCGTCGTGCTCGGCGCGCGTGGGCGCGGATGACTTCATGGGCGCGGTGAAGGAGGCGGCCTTCAAGGCGGGAGTGGACCTGGCGATGGTGGAGGAGCGCTACCAGCCGCCGGACCATCCGATCCGGCTCCAGTTCCCCGAGGGCCGCTACCTGAAGTTCTACGTGATGGTGGCGGTGTAG
- a CDS encoding alpha/beta hydrolase has protein sequence MVLKGQFLERSTLIPVGSEVMEGVAHRGDERPPLLVLPPRPEDGGGMDHVIGAELAFAAASAGHPTLRFNYRGVGGSQGERGSGEALLQDAGAALGVVLENAHSPAAAVAALHGSARVALELRAHHPEVAGLCLVSPRAVTARELAGLGRGLLVVVGELDTTLSRAELAEAVEAAGGELVVVEGAGAHFHHALPLVGKAVRTWLKMLSGK, from the coding sequence ATGGTCCTCAAAGGTCAGTTCCTCGAGCGCTCCACGCTCATTCCCGTAGGCAGCGAGGTGATGGAGGGGGTGGCGCACCGGGGCGATGAGCGCCCTCCGCTGCTCGTCCTCCCACCCCGGCCCGAGGACGGCGGTGGCATGGATCATGTCATCGGCGCCGAGCTGGCCTTCGCCGCGGCGTCGGCCGGCCATCCGACCCTGCGTTTCAACTACCGGGGCGTGGGGGGCAGCCAGGGAGAGAGGGGCTCGGGCGAGGCGCTGCTCCAGGATGCCGGGGCCGCGTTGGGGGTGGTGCTGGAGAATGCCCACTCGCCCGCGGCGGCGGTGGCCGCGCTCCATGGCAGTGCCCGGGTCGCCCTCGAGCTCCGGGCGCACCATCCCGAGGTGGCGGGCCTGTGCCTGGTGAGCCCCCGGGCCGTCACGGCGCGGGAGCTGGCCGGGCTCGGCCGGGGGCTGCTGGTGGTGGTGGGCGAGCTGGACACGACCCTGTCCCGGGCGGAGCTGGCCGAGGCGGTGGAGGCGGCGGGAGGCGAGCTGGTGGTGGTGGAAGGTGCCGGGGCCCATTTCCATCACGCCCTGCCCCTGGTGGGAAAAGCCGTACGCACCTGGCTGAAGATGCTGTCGGGCAAGTGA
- a CDS encoding S8 family serine peptidase, translating into MKRWILASAVLALAACASPSDSEGTAAKQAPAVDTSRRVLAEEEPGRIVVDFKDGTTEAEFDAWEAEWGIDLRFNSEEGKRTGVTIAQGVGDVDAVLARILQNPAVESAEPLRVYSVPPGEEALVELDSSLEDDSQDGYTPNDPDYPKQWNLRMIHMPSAWKESRGKGVVVAVLDTGIAYEDHDDFKQVPDLKGAKFKKGYDFVNDDEHANDDHGHGTHVAGTIAQATNNGQGVAGVAFEATLMPVKVLNHFGSGTSADIAEAIRFAADNGANVINMSLGGGGYSKVMADAVEYARKKGVTVVAAAGNAGRSRVEFPAAYPGAVAVAAVGPGGSRAPYSSYGKELDIAAPGGDKRQGDAGGILQNTIDPRDPSRSVYAAYQGTSMATPHVAAVAALLYAEGASGPDEVEKALYAGAKRMGEQAWTEEYGHGLLDAQASLNALGGGASRWPSMWWALALLALVLLTIRGRERPGYLNVLARPSFLVPLVLATVGVFFARSWFGGASGAAGDVVDAAYLPIPDWQRIIFGRGKTANPLFYSSLIPLLLSFLAIKFKGLRSAIGGLALGFAGFLVYAAWSKAPALAWMPFHFLALPWLVVNTFICLIIARAMLRKETAA; encoded by the coding sequence ATGAAGCGTTGGATCCTGGCAAGTGCGGTGCTGGCCCTGGCGGCCTGTGCGTCTCCCTCGGACTCCGAAGGGACGGCGGCGAAGCAGGCCCCGGCGGTGGACACCTCGCGGCGCGTCCTGGCCGAGGAGGAGCCCGGCCGCATCGTCGTGGACTTCAAGGACGGCACCACCGAGGCCGAGTTCGATGCCTGGGAGGCCGAGTGGGGCATCGACCTCCGGTTCAACTCCGAGGAGGGCAAGCGCACCGGTGTGACGATCGCCCAGGGGGTGGGGGATGTGGACGCGGTGCTCGCGCGCATCCTCCAGAACCCGGCCGTCGAGTCCGCCGAGCCGCTGCGGGTCTACTCGGTCCCGCCCGGCGAGGAGGCCCTGGTGGAGCTGGACTCCTCGCTCGAGGACGACAGCCAGGACGGCTACACGCCGAATGATCCGGACTACCCCAAGCAGTGGAACCTCCGGATGATCCACATGCCGAGCGCCTGGAAGGAGAGCCGGGGCAAGGGCGTGGTGGTGGCGGTGCTGGACACGGGCATCGCCTACGAGGACCACGACGACTTCAAGCAGGTGCCGGACCTGAAGGGGGCGAAGTTCAAGAAGGGGTACGACTTCGTCAACGACGACGAGCACGCCAATGACGACCATGGGCACGGCACGCACGTGGCGGGCACCATCGCGCAGGCGACCAACAACGGCCAGGGCGTGGCGGGCGTGGCCTTCGAGGCGACGCTGATGCCGGTGAAGGTGCTGAACCACTTCGGCTCGGGCACGTCGGCGGACATCGCCGAGGCCATCCGCTTCGCGGCGGACAATGGCGCCAACGTCATCAACATGTCCCTGGGTGGCGGTGGCTACTCGAAGGTGATGGCGGACGCGGTGGAGTACGCGCGCAAGAAGGGCGTCACCGTGGTGGCCGCGGCGGGCAACGCCGGGCGGTCGCGCGTGGAGTTCCCCGCGGCCTATCCGGGCGCGGTGGCGGTGGCGGCGGTGGGCCCGGGTGGCTCGCGCGCCCCGTACTCGTCCTACGGCAAGGAGCTGGACATCGCGGCCCCGGGTGGCGACAAGCGCCAGGGCGACGCGGGCGGCATCCTGCAGAACACCATCGATCCGAGGGATCCGTCGCGCTCCGTCTACGCCGCCTACCAGGGCACGAGCATGGCGACGCCGCACGTGGCCGCCGTGGCCGCGCTGCTGTACGCCGAGGGCGCCAGCGGGCCGGACGAGGTGGAGAAGGCTCTCTACGCGGGGGCCAAGCGCATGGGGGAGCAGGCCTGGACGGAGGAGTACGGGCACGGGCTGCTGGATGCCCAGGCCTCGCTGAACGCGCTCGGGGGCGGGGCCTCGCGCTGGCCGTCCATGTGGTGGGCCCTGGCCCTGCTGGCGCTGGTGCTGCTGACGATCCGTGGACGCGAGCGGCCCGGCTACCTCAACGTCCTCGCCCGCCCGAGCTTCCTCGTGCCGCTGGTGCTGGCCACCGTGGGCGTGTTCTTCGCGCGCTCGTGGTTCGGTGGTGCCTCCGGAGCCGCGGGCGACGTGGTGGACGCGGCGTACCTGCCCATTCCCGACTGGCAGCGCATCATCTTCGGCCGGGGCAAGACGGCCAACCCGCTCTTCTACAGCTCGCTCATCCCGCTGCTGCTGTCCTTCCTGGCCATCAAGTTCAAGGGGCTCCGGTCCGCCATCGGTGGGCTCGCCCTGGGCTTCGCGGGCTTCCTCGTCTACGCCGCCTGGTCCAAGGCGCCCGCCCTGGCGTGGATGCCCTTCCACTTCCTCGCGCTGCCCTGGCTGGTGGTCAACACGTTCATCTGCCTCATCATCGCGCGGGCCATGCTGCGCAAGGAGACGGCGGCGTGA
- a CDS encoding DUF5818 domain-containing protein, translating to MKLTGRVVYRDIETGVWVLEGDDGRTYQLAGGDRKIKKDGQRVEVEGEVARDMLTAAMVGPVFNVASYRFI from the coding sequence GTGAAGCTCACCGGACGCGTGGTGTACCGCGACATCGAGACGGGCGTCTGGGTCCTGGAGGGTGATGACGGCCGCACCTACCAGCTCGCCGGGGGCGATCGGAAGATCAAGAAGGACGGTCAGCGCGTGGAGGTCGAGGGCGAGGTGGCCCGAGACATGCTGACCGCCGCCATGGTGGGGCCCGTGTTCAACGTGGCCTCCTATCGCTTCATCTGA